In the genome of Triticum urartu cultivar G1812 chromosome 5, Tu2.1, whole genome shotgun sequence, one region contains:
- the LOC125506807 gene encoding cysteine-rich receptor-like protein kinase 10 isoform X2, translating to MHGHGHGCSWTQALVLLFLALPLAAAQPWPRCDPSSGNYSAGSAYETNLLNLVLTLRQDASSSASRFASGTLGAAPDTVYGLVLCRGDVTASECLDCGTSAYEKATTACGRRIRDVALCFNPCYVRLSDNNFLASANNSGEIPLISGTSISSSDVAGYDRALTGLLNATVHYAVDNSTQLFATGQWVGPDPGFSHIYSAAQCAGDLSPALCRSCLQGLLRGWFTKFRFLPNGDGSRVAGSRCTLRSEVGKTSSTAPPWSSSRPRLPHRHQRRRLCQYQALQEIRRRNPHPSSSSQ from the exons ATGCATGGGCATGGGCATGGCTGCTCATGGACTCAAGCTCTTGTGCTCCTCTTCTTGGCGCTCCCGCTCGCCGCAGCACAGCCGTGGCCGCGTTGCGACCCCAGCAGCGGCAACTACTCGGCCGGCAGCGCGTACGAAACCAACCTCCTAAACCTCGTCCTCACCCTCAGGCAGGACGCCTCCTCCTCGGCGTCCCGCTTCGCCTCAGGCACCCTTGGCGCCGCCCCGGACACCGTCTACGGCCTGGTGCTCTGCCGCGGCGACGTCACCGCCTCCGAGTGCCTCGACTGCGGCACCTCCGCCTATGAGAAGGCCACGACGGCCTGCGGCCGCCGGATCAGGGACGTGGCACTCTGCTTCAACCCGTGCTACGTCCGCCTGTCGGACAACAACTTCCTCGCCTCCGCCAACAACTCCGGCGAGATACCTCTCATCAGCGGTACCAGCATCAGCAGCAGCGACGTCGCGGGCTACGACCGGGCGCTCACCGGCCTCCTCAACGCCACGGTGCACTACGCGGTCGACAACTCCACGCAGCTGTTCGCCACGGGGCAATGGGTAGGGCCCGACCCGGGGTTCAGCCACATCTATTCGGCGGCGCAGTGCGCGGGGGACCTGTCGCCGGCGCTGTGCCGGAGTTGCCTCCAGGGCCTCTTGCGCGGGTGGTTTACCAAGTTCCGCTTCCTGCCCAACGGGGATGGCTCCAGGGTCGCTGGCTCCCGGTGCACCTTGAGGTCCGAGGTGGGGAAGACTTCTTCAACGGCGCCGCCATGGTCCAGCTCCCGGCCAAGGCTGCCGCACCGCCACCAGCGGCGACGGCTGTGCCAGTACCAGGCACTACAGGAG ATAAGAAGACGAAATCCACACCCATCTTCCTCGTCGCAGTGA
- the LOC125506807 gene encoding senescence-induced receptor-like serine/threonine-protein kinase isoform X1 produces the protein MGRARPGVQPHLFGGAVRGGPVAGAVPELPPGPLARVVYQVPLPAQRGWLQGRWLPVHLEVRGGEDFFNGAAMVQLPAKAAAPPPAATAVPVPGTTGDKKTKSTPIFLVAVIVPVVLIFLLVGMCILWKLCWKEKSGVNLDYAMFEEETPLHIDTRRFTYAELKLITNNFESIIGKGGFGIVYHGILENGDEVAVKVLMETSIAESTDFLPEVQTLSKVHHKNLVTLQGYCQNKKCLALVYDFMPRGNLQQLLRGGEDYILNWEQRLHIAFDAAQGLEYLHELCTPSIVHRDVKTPNILLDKNLVGIISDFGLSRAFNDAHTHISTVAAGTLGYLDPEYHATFQLTVKTDVYSFGIVLLEIITAQPPVIMDPQPVHLPKWVRQKVAKGSIHDVVDKKLLDQYNVSSLQSVIDLAMDCVENAAIDRPAMTEVVSKLKVVLPLVTSEKRSVYGTTQYKNSMDSEISQQCQLTISGASTEGSSFQSGYSGGMSEISMSSGR, from the exons ATGGGTAGGGCCCGACCCGGGGTTCAGCCACATCTATTCGGCGGCGCAGTGCGCGGGGGACCTGTCGCCGGCGCTGTGCCGGAGTTGCCTCCAGGGCCTCTTGCGCGGGTGGTTTACCAAGTTCCGCTTCCTGCCCAACGGGGATGGCTCCAGGGTCGCTGGCTCCCGGTGCACCTTGAGGTCCGAGGTGGGGAAGACTTCTTCAACGGCGCCGCCATGGTCCAGCTCCCGGCCAAGGCTGCCGCACCGCCACCAGCGGCGACGGCTGTGCCAGTACCAGGCACTACAGGAG ATAAGAAGACGAAATCCACACCCATCTTCCTCGTCGCAGTGATAGTTCCCGTGGTACTGATATTCCTCCTAGTAGGGATGTGCATACTCTGGAAGTTATGCTGGAAAG AGAAGTCAGGAGTCAATCTGGATTATGCTATGTTTGAAGAGGAAACACCCCTACATATTGACACCAGACGGTTCACGTACGCAGAGCTGAAGCTCATAACAAACAACTTCGAGTCAATCATTGGAAAAGGAGGTTTCGGCATTGTTTATCATGGTATACTAGAGAATGGTGATGAAGTGGCTGTTAAAGTACTTATGGAGACATCAATAGCCGAGTCAACAGACTTCCTCCCTGAG GTGCAAACCTTGTCCAAAGTTCATCACAAGAATCTCGTGACTTTGCAAGGGTATTGCCAAAACAAGAAGTGCCTAGCACTCGTTTATGACTTTATGCCCAGGGGAAATCTTCAACAACTTTTAAGAGGAG GAGAGGACTATATCCTAAATTGGGAACAACGGCTTCATATTGCATTTGATGCTGCCCAAG GATTGGAGTATTTACATGAGTTATGCACCCCATCAATAGTGCATAGAGATGTGAAGACCCCCAACATCCTACTAGACAAGAATCTAGTGGGGATAATATCTGATTTTGGGCTTTCGCGGGCTTTTAACGATGCTCACACACACATATCTACTGTTGCTGCTGGCACTCTTGGCTACCTTGACCCTGagtaccatgcaactttccaacTTACTGTCAAGACAGATGTTTACAGCTTTGGTATTGTGCTGTTAGAGATCATCACTGCTCAACCCCCAGTGATCATGGACCCTCAACCCGTCCACCTACCAAAATGGGTGCGCCAAAAGGTAGCAAAAGGCAGTATTCATGATGTCGTGGACAAGAAGTTGTTAGATCAATACAACGTCAGTTCCCTGCAGAGTGTGATAGACCTTGCCATGGACTGTGTCGAAAATGCAGCCATTGATAGGCCGGCCATGACCGAGGTTGTTTCAAAGCTCAAAGTGGTGTTGCCATTGGTTACAAGCGAAAAGCGGTCTGTTTATGGAACCACTCAATATAAAAACTCCATGGATAGTGAAATTTCACAACAGTGCCAGTTGACGATTTCTGGAGCAAGCACGGAAGGGAGCTCCTTCCAGTCTGGTTATAGCGGTGGGATGTCAGAAATAAGCATGTCTTCTGGAAGGTGA